In the Thermodesulfobacteriota bacterium genome, one interval contains:
- a CDS encoding type II secretion system F family protein — protein sequence MPVYVWEGKTRQGKILKGEIEAVSESAVRMQLRRQKTVPTKIKAKPKDLFENIAFFQPKVTENDLVIFTRQFSTMIDAGLPLVQALDILASQQENKTFKKILVQIKEDIEGGSTFTDALKKHPDLFDELYVNLVAAGEVGGILDSILNRLANYIEKAIKLKKKVKGAMVYPISILGVAVIVVVVLLVFVIPIFQKMFMEFGAALPAPTQIVIKISELMKSSILYIAGGLFALGVAFKKFYATEKGKTIIDDLVLKLPVFGSLTRKAAVAKFTRTLGTMISSGVPILDGLDITAKTAGNKTVEKAVYQTKAGISEGRTIAEPLAESGVFPPMVVRMIAVGEATGALDAMLSKIADFYDDEVDAAVDTLTAMLEPMLMVFLGVVLGGLVIAMYLPIFKMAAAIG from the coding sequence ATGCCAGTATATGTCTGGGAAGGGAAAACACGGCAGGGAAAGATTTTGAAAGGGGAAATTGAGGCAGTTTCGGAATCTGCTGTGAGGATGCAGCTTAGAAGACAAAAGACTGTACCAACGAAGATCAAGGCAAAGCCAAAAGACCTATTCGAAAATATTGCTTTTTTTCAACCAAAGGTTACAGAGAATGATTTGGTTATCTTTACCCGTCAGTTTTCTACTATGATAGACGCTGGACTTCCTTTGGTACAGGCACTTGATATACTCGCATCCCAACAGGAGAACAAGACCTTTAAAAAGATACTTGTTCAGATAAAAGAGGATATAGAAGGAGGCTCGACTTTTACCGATGCCCTTAAAAAACATCCGGACCTATTCGATGAATTGTATGTCAACTTAGTTGCGGCTGGTGAAGTGGGAGGTATATTAGATTCTATCCTGAATAGACTGGCAAACTATATAGAAAAGGCCATAAAGCTAAAGAAGAAGGTTAAAGGGGCGATGGTCTATCCTATTAGCATCTTGGGTGTTGCTGTTATTGTAGTTGTTGTATTGCTTGTTTTTGTCATACCAATTTTCCAAAAGATGTTTATGGAGTTTGGAGCAGCACTCCCAGCCCCTACCCAAATCGTAATTAAGATTAGTGAACTAATGAAGAGCAGCATTTTATATATTGCCGGCGGTCTATTCGCATTGGGAGTTGCCTTCAAAAAATTCTATGCTACAGAAAAGGGAAAAACTATCATTGATGATCTTGTCCTTAAACTCCCTGTATTTGGTTCGTTGACAAGGAAAGCTGCGGTTGCTAAATTTACAAGGACATTGGGGACTATGATTTCCAGTGGTGTACCAATATTGGATGGTCTGGACATTACAGCTAAGACTGCGGGGAATAAGACAGTGGAAAAAGCAGTATACCAGACAAAAGCAGGCATCAGTGAAGGCAGAACCATAGCTGAACCTCTTGCTGAGAGCGGGGTTTTCCCACCCATGGTAGTAAGAATGATAGCCGTCGGGGAAGCTACCGGTGCACTGGATGCCATGCTTTCAAAGATCGCAGACTTCTATGATGATGAAGTCGATGCCGCAGTTGATACTTTGACTGCCATGCTTGAACCTATGCTAATGGTTTTTTTGGGGGTTGTTCTTGGCGGCTTGGTAATAGCCATGTATCTTCCTATATTCAAGATGGCAGCAGCTATTGGTTAA
- a CDS encoding PilZ domain-containing protein codes for MMNNKSNRRNFTRFPIEFVLEVSAKDIGGNNYKEKTILKDISGGGAKFMSLQAGKYFLGQPLEITIYLPEANGIKARMKGKATVVRIDMPGNSDISDRSQEIEIAVRIDTLLDFERLDVET; via the coding sequence ATGATGAACAATAAATCAAACAGAAGAAATTTCACACGTTTTCCAATAGAGTTTGTGCTGGAAGTGTCTGCCAAAGACATTGGGGGAAACAATTATAAGGAAAAGACCATTTTAAAGGATATTTCCGGGGGAGGAGCCAAATTTATGAGCCTGCAAGCTGGCAAATATTTTCTTGGCCAACCATTGGAAATTACCATTTATCTGCCTGAAGCCAATGGCATAAAGGCCCGTATGAAAGGGAAAGCAACTGTTGTCCGGATAGATATGCCGGGCAATTCAGATATTAGTGACAGGAGTCAGGAAATAGAGATAGCTGTCAGAATAGATACCCTGCTAGATTTTGAACGGCTTGATGTAGAAACGTAG
- a CDS encoding HD domain-containing phosphohydrolase, whose product MIRSKYRDYRSFYGKTRIIFALLGFIPFLLVIYMFICEKIDLTETMIIFLALILFSILAGFSLMRRSADQLVSLSREIAVVQAEEKEEPIRVEADQELNDIADHFNSLLKKLQQLNRNIREQNIQLLTYARDLSLSHNNLKQAYLEAIHRLAIASEYRDEDTAMHLKRMSNYSAIIARGMGLRDKEVDLILYASPMHDVGKIGIPDNILFKSDKLTPEEFEIIKTHCSIGGRILVGSESEIIQMAEQIAISHHEKWNGMGYPYGLKGEEIPLVGRITALADVFDALTTKRPYKPAFSNDRAYKIIREEKGKHFDPQVVDAFFRSLDEIDAVYKKFQE is encoded by the coding sequence ATGATAAGATCAAAGTATCGAGATTACAGAAGTTTTTACGGAAAGACCCGGATTATTTTTGCTTTATTGGGGTTTATCCCTTTTCTCCTGGTTATCTATATGTTTATTTGTGAAAAAATAGACTTGACTGAAACGATGATTATATTTTTGGCGTTGATACTATTTTCTATTTTGGCAGGCTTCTCTCTTATGAGAAGGTCTGCCGACCAGCTCGTTAGCCTGTCCAGAGAAATAGCTGTAGTTCAAGCCGAAGAAAAGGAGGAGCCGATCCGGGTAGAGGCTGATCAGGAGCTAAACGATATCGCCGATCATTTTAACTCCCTGCTGAAAAAATTGCAGCAGCTTAACCGGAACATCAGAGAGCAAAATATCCAGCTTCTAACATATGCCCGGGATCTTTCGTTATCCCATAATAATCTGAAGCAGGCATATCTGGAAGCAATTCATCGCCTGGCTATAGCCTCCGAATACCGGGATGAAGATACTGCCATGCATCTCAAACGGATGAGCAATTATTCCGCCATAATCGCCAGGGGGATGGGTCTTAGGGATAAAGAAGTCGATTTAATCCTCTATGCCAGTCCCATGCACGATGTTGGTAAAATCGGCATCCCTGATAATATCCTGTTTAAATCGGATAAGCTAACCCCTGAAGAATTCGAAATCATAAAAACCCATTGCTCCATTGGAGGCAGAATATTAGTTGGTTCGGAATCAGAGATAATCCAGATGGCAGAACAGATTGCCATATCGCATCATGAGAAGTGGAATGGCATGGGTTATCCCTATGGGCTTAAAGGAGAAGAAATTCCTTTGGTTGGCCGCATTACAGCCCTTGCTGATGTCTTCGATGCCTTGACTACAAAGCGGCCCTATAAACCGGCTTTTTCAAATGACAGGGCATATAAGATCATCAGGGAGGAAAAAGGCAAACACTTCGATCCTCAGGTGGTGGACGCATTCTTTCGCAGTTTGGATGAAATTGATGCAGTATACAAAAAGTTCCAAGAATAG